One genomic window of Monodelphis domestica isolate mMonDom1 chromosome 1, mMonDom1.pri, whole genome shotgun sequence includes the following:
- the CTSA gene encoding lysosomal protective protein isoform X1, producing MGPAALLLLLPLFGLPPTRAAPENDEILCLPGLMKQPAFRQYSGYLNVAGGKHLHYWFVESQKDPQSSPVVLWLNGGPGCSSLDGLLTEHGPFLIQPDGNTLEYNPYSWNLNANVLYLESPAGVGFSYSDDKNYVTNDTEVAQNNYEALQEFFRLFPEFSSNQLFLTGESYAGIYIPTLAMLVMQDPSMNLQGLAVGNGLSCYEQNDNSLVYFAYYHGLLGNRLWSALQTHCCAQGRCNFHDNQDPNCTMNLLEVSRIVSNSGLNIYNLYAPCAGGVPGHARHEKDTLVIQDMGNLFTRLPIKRMLQQTLMRTGERVRLDPPCTNTTAPSTYLNNPYVRKALHIPEQVPRWDMCNFVVNSNYLRLYSTMNAQYLKLLSAQKYRILVYNGDVDMACNFMGDEWFVDSLNQKVEVQRRPWLVSDGSGEQIAGFVKEFANMAFLTIKGAGHMVPTDKPQAALTMFTRFLRKEPY from the exons ATGGGCCCGGCCgcgctcctgctgctgctgcctctgtTCGGACTTCCCCCAACTCGGGCGGCTCCCGAAAATGACGAGATCCTCTGCCTTCCGGGACTGATGAAGCAGCCAGCCTTTCGCCAATACTCAGGCTACTTGAACGTCGCAGGCGGCAAGCACTTGCATTACTG GTTTGTGGAATCCCAAAAAGACCCTCAAAGTAGCCCTGTGGTTCTGTGGCTCAATGGGGGCCCAGGATGCAGCTCCTTAGATGGACTCCTCACTGAGCATGGCCCCTTTTTG ATCCAACCAGATGGAAATACTTTGGAATACAACCCTTATTCCTGGAACTTG AATGCCAATGTGCTGTACCTGGAGTCCCCTGCCGGTGTGGGGTTCTCCTATTCTGATGATAAGAACTATGTGACCAATGACACTGAG GTTGCCCAAAACAACTATGAAGCACTCCAAGAATTCTTCCGGCTCTTCCCTGAGTTCAGTAGCAATCAGCTGTTCCTTACAGGAGAGAGTTATGCTGGCATCTACATCCCTACACTGGCTATGTTGGTCATGCAGGATCCCAGCATGAATCTGCAG GGCCTGGCTGTGGGCAACGGACTCTCTTGCTATGAACAGAATGATAATTCTCTGGTCTACTTTGCCTATTACCATGGGCTGCTGGGCAACAG GCTATGGTCTGCTCTTCAGACTCACTGCTGTGCTCAGGGGAGGTGCAATTTCCATGACAACCAAGACCCCAACTGTACCATGAAT CTGTTGGAGGTGTCTCGTATCGTAAGCAACTCAGGGCTCAATATCTACAACCTCTATGCTCCCTGTGCTGGTGGAGTTCCTGGGCATGCCAG ACATGAGAAAGATACACTGGTAATACAGGATATGGGGAATCTCTTCACCCGACTGCCAATCAAGCGGATGTTACAACAG ACACTAATGAGAACTGGAGAAAGGGTACGATTGGACCCACCCTGTACCAACACCACGGCACCCTCCACCTATCTAAACAACCCTTATGTACGGAAGGCCCTACACATACCTGAACAGGTTCCACGATGGGACATGTGCAA CTTTGTGGTGAATAGTAACTATCTGCGCCTCTATTCGACCATGAATGCTCAATACCTCAAACTTCTCAGTGCTCAG AAGTACCGCATCCTGGTCTACAATGGAGATGTAGACATGGCTTGTAACTTCATGGGAGATGAGTGGTTTGTGGATTCCTTGAACCAGAAG GTGGAGGTACAGCGTCGACCATGGCTTGTGTCCGATGGTAGTGGGGAGCAAATAGCTGGCTTTGTGAAGGAGTTCGCCAACATGGCCTTCCTCACTATCAAG GGAGCTGGCCACATGGTGCCCACGGACAAGCCCCAGGCAGCTTTGACCATGTTCACAAGATTCTTGAGGAAGGAGCCCTACTAA
- the NEURL2 gene encoding neuralized-like protein 2, with translation MAAAPEPALVPAGGAPYREPPPTRFHEVHGVNIRVDPSGTRATRVESFANGLCFSREPLAPGQVFLVEIEEKELGWCGHLRLGLTALDPGSLAPVPEYSLPDLVSLGRSWVFAITRHHNRVATEGDDEPPSRPPGLLDEPYLHIEQLRIPRDRLVGRSRPGRYSHLLDQLYELNVLPPTARRSRLGVLFCPLPDGTADMHILINGEDMGPSARGLPTTQPLYAVVDVFASTKSVRLVQLEYGLPSLQTLCRLVIQRNVIHRLAIDGLHLPTGLKDFCKYE, from the exons ATGGCGGCTGCCCCAGAGCCTGCCCTGGTCCCTGCCGGAGGCGCCCCGTACAGGGAACCACCCCCAACCCGTTTCCATGAGGTCCACGGGGTCAACATCCGCGTGGACCCTTCGGGGACGCGGGCCACTCGCGTGGAGAGCTTCGCGAACGGCCTGTGCTTCAGCCGCGAGCCGCTGGCACCGGGCCAGGTGTTCCTGGTGGAGATTGAGGAGAAGGAGCTGGGCTGGTGCGGCCACCTGCGGCTGGGCCTGACCGCCCTGGACCCCGGCAGCCTGGCCCCTGTGCCCGAGTACTCGCTACCAGATCTGGTTAGCCTGGGCCGGAGCTGGGTCTTTGCCATAACTCGCCACCACAACCGTGTGGCTACAGAGGGCGACGACGAGCCGCCAAGCCGCCCGCCAGGCCTGCTGGACGAGCCCTATTTGCACATTGAGCAGCTGCGAATTCCCCGCGACCGCTTGGTGGGCCGAAGCCGGCCGGGCCGCTATAGCCACCTGCTGGACCAATTGTATGAGCTCAACGTGTTGCCCCCTACGGCACGACGCAGTCGCCTCGGGGTGCTGTTTTGCCCCCTCCCAGATGGCACTGCAGACATGCACATCCTCATCAATGGGGAGGACATGGGCCCCAGCGCCCGAGGGCTGCCCACTACCCAGCCCCTTTATGCTGTGGTTGATGTCTTCGCGTCCACCAAGAGCGTTCGCCTGGTCCAGCTGGAATATGGGT TGCCATCCCTTCAGACCCTGTGCCGCCTTGTCATTCAGAGAAATGTGATACATCGGCTTGCCATCGATGGGCTCCACCTGCCTACAGGGCTCAAGGATTTCTGCAAGTATGAGTGA
- the ZSWIM1 gene encoding zinc finger SWIM domain-containing protein 1 — MALNALKELQAGDHPPMLVFQVGRNAQLDSLSYQSPIMRRVFMRFPEVLFIHRTHNPRGKILYTFLVDGPGVQPERSLTRIVYFSVPVKENTEGLVQLFHTFKKFNPEWERICTILVDPYFSLLPVLAMEFPSAEILLSAFHVCKFLQGKFYRLALDHSVKKLLLTTLKNTMCSATASNLKKMHTLLSDSVPQDLQPDLHLGWLLDDRIWLAHRWRSKAESISYFQDLEITTRVLSQFFGIELSLERSILSLLGYLKQRMEKDGASDSDLSVSANCIQPEPSAEMAKLQEVEACIQHSLQTICAEPAAQLCLGEFAVVQRSVQLIGSSTDKVNIQILEDMHEVQGSGSCTCHFNQTFSLPCRHILAVLSSRQQVLQPEMLPEQWKPGCRTPPGSVASLANILGSRWNVALDKELVVAFLTGEVRRLLLQCSREEFERRYNTLRELADSWIGPYFQVQV, encoded by the coding sequence ATGGCTCTAAACGCCCTGAAGGAGCTTCAGGCTGGGGACCATCCCCCCATGCTAGTCTTTCAGGTGGGCAGGAACGCTCAGTTGGACTCCCTGAGCTACCAGTCCCCCATCATGCGACGAGTTTTCATGAGGTTCCCTGAAGTGTTGTTCATACACCGGACCCATAATCCCCGAGGCAAAATACTCTATACTTTCCTGGTGGATGGCCCTGGGGTGCAGCCTGAGCGCAGCTTGACCAGGATAGTGTATTTCTCTGTCCCAGTCAAAGAGAACACTGAGGGGCTGGTTCAGCTGTTCCACACCTTCAAAAAGTTTAACCCAGAGTGGGAGAGAATTTGCACCATCCTAGTAGATCCTTATTTCTCCCTGCTGCCTGTTCTAGCGATGGAATTTCCATCAGCCGAGATACTTCTGTCTGCCTTTCATGTTTGTAAGTTTCTCCAGGGAAAGTTCTACCGACTTGCCCTAGACCACTCAGTGAAGAAGCTGCTACTCACCACCCTAAAGAACACTATGTGTTCTGCCACTGCCAGTAACCTGAAGAAAATGCACACTCTCCTTAGTGACTCTGTCCCCCAAGACCTGCAGCCAGACCTTCATCTGGGCTGGCTTCTAGATGACCGGATCTGGCTGGCACATAGGTGGAGGAGCAAAGCTGAAAGTATCTCCTATTTTCAGGACCTAGAGATCACAACCCGGGTTTTAAGCCAATTCTTTGGTATTGAACTATCTTTGGAGAGGAGTATCCTTTCCCTGTTAGGGTATTTGAAGCAGAGAATGGAGAAGGATGGGGCCTCTGACTCAGACTTGAGTGTCTCAGCCAACTGTATTCAACCAGAGCCTTCTGCAGAAATGGCCAAGCTCCAAGAGGTGGAAGCCTGTATCCAACATTCCTTGCAGACCATCTGTGCTGAACCTGCTGCTCAGCTCTGCCTGGGAGAGTTTGCTGTGGTCCAGAGGTCTGTACAGCTGATTGGCTCAAGCACAGACAAAGTGAACATCCAGATCCTAGAGGACATGCATGAAGTACAGGGCTCAGGCAGCTGTACCTGCCACTTCAATCAAACTTTTAGCCTGCCCTGCCGCCATATCCTGGCTGTCCTTAGCTCTCGTCAGCAAGTGCTACAGCCTGAAATGCTACCTGAACAATGGAAACCTGGCTGCAGGACACCTCCAGGAAGTGTAGCCAGCCTGGCCAATATTCTGGGCAGCAGGTGGAACGTGGCTCTCGACAAAGAGCTTGTGGTGGCATTCCTCACAGGGGAGGTGAGGCGGCTTTTGCTTCAGTGTAGCCGGGAAGAGTTTGAGCGACGATATAACACCCTCCGTGAACTAGCAGATAGCTGGATTGGACCTTATTTCCAAGTGCAAGTCTAG
- the SPATA25 gene encoding spermatogenesis-associated protein 25, producing MSYFMTQRAHSGLLTPGQGGAGSPSSSLSLYGTMEPVVMAPGGPGPLSQKAERQAAPQTWGHSLPTPEPGICPGGAGWEPLRRKEYHGRYCRKFPHVRQLENLGWEDGCSRGRVPQLAGGQMGGVGGHGPLLLCGLSPGALLVPKEAGGKEPGSQPDICILTLAMMIAGIPTVPVPGLREEDMIRAAQAFMMAHPEPEGASEGRWGQAQSHMVLGQAPLVGSRRSQGPGSCL from the exons ATGTCCTACTTCATGACACAGAGAGCTCATTCGGGTCTCCTTACTCCTGGCCAAG GTGGGGCAGGCTCTCCAAGCTCCTCCCTCAGCCTCTATGGTACCATGGAGCCAGTGGTGATGGCCCCTGGAGGGCCAGGCCCGCTGAGCCAGAAAGCTGAGCGTCAGGCAGCTCCCCAGACCTGGGGTCATTCTCTACCTACACCTGAGCCTGGGATCTGCCCAGGGGGGGCTGGCTGGGAGCCGCTTCGGCGGAAAGAGTATCATGGCAGATACTGCAGAAAGTTTCCTCATGTGAGGCAGCTTGAGAACCTGGGCTGGGAAGATGGTTGCTCGAGGGGCAGGGTCCCTCAGTTGGCTGGAGGGCAGATGGGTGGTGTTGGGGGGCATGGGCCGCTGCTGCTCTGTGGGCTATCGCCAGGGGCCCTGCTGGTGCCCAAAGAGGCAGGGGGCAAGGAGCCTGGTTCTCAGCCTGACATCTGCATTCTCACATTGGCTATGATGATTGCTGGCATCCCCACTGTGCCTGTCCCAGGCCTGAGGGAGGAGGACATGATCCGAGCAGCCCAGGCCTTCATGATGGCCCATCCAGAGCCTGAGGGGGCTTCTGAGGGGAGGTGGGGTCAGGCCCAGTCTCACATGGTGCTTGGCCAGGCCCCACTGGTGGGGTCCAGAAGAAGTCAGGGTCCTGGTTCCTGCTTGTAG
- the CTSA gene encoding lysosomal protective protein isoform X2, whose amino-acid sequence MGPAALLLLLPLFGLPPTRAAPENDEILCLPGLMKQPAFRQYSGYLNVAGGKHLHYWFVESQKDPQSSPVVLWLNGGPGCSSLDGLLTEHGPFLIQPDGNTLEYNPYSWNLNANVLYLESPAGVGFSYSDDKNYVTNDTEVAQNNYEALQEFFRLFPEFSSNQLFLTGESYAGIYIPTLAMLVMQDPSMNLQGLAVGNGLSCYEQNDNSLVYFAYYHGLLGNRLWSALQTHCCAQGRCNFHDNQDPNCTMNLLEVSRIVSNSGLNIYNLYAPCAGGVPGHARHEKDTLVIQDMGNLFTRLPIKRMLQQTLMRTGERVRLDPPCTNTTAPSTYLNNPYVRKALHIPEQVPRWDMCNFVVNSNYLRLYSTMNAQYLKLLSAQKYRILVYNGDVDMACNFMGDEWFVDSLNQKQVEVQRRPWLVSDGSGEQIAGFVKEFANMAFLTIKGAGHMVPTDKPQAALTMFTRFLRKEPY is encoded by the exons ATGGGCCCGGCCgcgctcctgctgctgctgcctctgtTCGGACTTCCCCCAACTCGGGCGGCTCCCGAAAATGACGAGATCCTCTGCCTTCCGGGACTGATGAAGCAGCCAGCCTTTCGCCAATACTCAGGCTACTTGAACGTCGCAGGCGGCAAGCACTTGCATTACTG GTTTGTGGAATCCCAAAAAGACCCTCAAAGTAGCCCTGTGGTTCTGTGGCTCAATGGGGGCCCAGGATGCAGCTCCTTAGATGGACTCCTCACTGAGCATGGCCCCTTTTTG ATCCAACCAGATGGAAATACTTTGGAATACAACCCTTATTCCTGGAACTTG AATGCCAATGTGCTGTACCTGGAGTCCCCTGCCGGTGTGGGGTTCTCCTATTCTGATGATAAGAACTATGTGACCAATGACACTGAG GTTGCCCAAAACAACTATGAAGCACTCCAAGAATTCTTCCGGCTCTTCCCTGAGTTCAGTAGCAATCAGCTGTTCCTTACAGGAGAGAGTTATGCTGGCATCTACATCCCTACACTGGCTATGTTGGTCATGCAGGATCCCAGCATGAATCTGCAG GGCCTGGCTGTGGGCAACGGACTCTCTTGCTATGAACAGAATGATAATTCTCTGGTCTACTTTGCCTATTACCATGGGCTGCTGGGCAACAG GCTATGGTCTGCTCTTCAGACTCACTGCTGTGCTCAGGGGAGGTGCAATTTCCATGACAACCAAGACCCCAACTGTACCATGAAT CTGTTGGAGGTGTCTCGTATCGTAAGCAACTCAGGGCTCAATATCTACAACCTCTATGCTCCCTGTGCTGGTGGAGTTCCTGGGCATGCCAG ACATGAGAAAGATACACTGGTAATACAGGATATGGGGAATCTCTTCACCCGACTGCCAATCAAGCGGATGTTACAACAG ACACTAATGAGAACTGGAGAAAGGGTACGATTGGACCCACCCTGTACCAACACCACGGCACCCTCCACCTATCTAAACAACCCTTATGTACGGAAGGCCCTACACATACCTGAACAGGTTCCACGATGGGACATGTGCAA CTTTGTGGTGAATAGTAACTATCTGCGCCTCTATTCGACCATGAATGCTCAATACCTCAAACTTCTCAGTGCTCAG AAGTACCGCATCCTGGTCTACAATGGAGATGTAGACATGGCTTGTAACTTCATGGGAGATGAGTGGTTTGTGGATTCCTTGAACCAGAAG CAGGTGGAGGTACAGCGTCGACCATGGCTTGTGTCCGATGGTAGTGGGGAGCAAATAGCTGGCTTTGTGAAGGAGTTCGCCAACATGGCCTTCCTCACTATCAAG GGAGCTGGCCACATGGTGCCCACGGACAAGCCCCAGGCAGCTTTGACCATGTTCACAAGATTCTTGAGGAAGGAGCCCTACTAA
- the PLTP gene encoding phospholipid transfer protein — protein sequence MTPLWVLFLALIAATHGETPGCKIRVTSKALELVKQEGLKFLEHELETITIPDLRGSEGPFSYNITEVKVTELQLVQSELYFQPTHDLILNISNASISLRFRRQLLYWFLYDGGFVDASAEGVSIHTALQLARDPGGRIKVSNVSCVASVSKMQAAFGGTFKKVYDFLSSFIISGMRFLLNQQICPVLHHAGLVLLNSLLDTVPVRSAVDKHVGIDYSLLSDPVTSTSNLDMEFRGAFFPLAEANTSFPNRAVEPQLQEEDRMVYVAFSEFFFDSAMESYFRAGVLRLELIGDKVPKDLDMVLRATFFGSIVLLSPTVIDAPLKLELQVLAPPRCTIKPSGTTISVTASLVIALAPSDQPEVQLSSMTMDARLSAKMSLRGKALQAQMDLRRFRIYSNQSALESLALIPLQAPLKTLLQIAVMPLLNDRSKRGVQIPLPEGIDFVKEVVTNQAGFLTIGADLHFTKGLREVIEKNRPAGDLGPTSFPPPPATPSS from the exons ATGACTCCTCTCTGGGTCCTTTTCCTAGCACTTATAGCAGCTACTCACGGGGAGACTCCAGGGTGCAAGATCCGGGTCACATCCAAAGCCCTGGAGCTGG TAAAGCAAGAAGGCCTGAAGTTCTTGGAGCACGAGCTAGAAACCATCACCATCCCGGACCTGAGGGGCAGCGAGGGCCCCTTCTCTTACAACATCACCGA GGTGAAGGTGACTGAACTGCAGCTGGTCCAGTCAGAACTGTACTTCCAGCCCACCCATGACCTGATCTTGAACATCAGCAACGCCTCCATCAGTCTTCGCTTCAGGAGACAACTGCTCTACTGGTTCCT CTACGATGGAGGCTTTGTGGATGCTTCCGCTGAAGGCGTGTCCATCCATACCGCCCTGCAGCTGGCCAGAGACCCTGGTGGGCGAATTAAGGTTTCCAACGTCTCCTGCGTGGCCTCTGTTTCCAAGATGCAAGCTGCCTTCGGAGGCACCTTCAA GAAGGTCTAcgatttcctctcttctttcatcaTCTCAGGCATGCGTTTCCTTCTCAACCAACAG ATCTGTCCCGTACTGCACCATGCAGGGCTGGTCCTGCTCAATTCCCTTCTGGACACAGTCCCTG TGCGCAGCGCAGTGGACAAGCATGTTGGCATTGACTATTCCCTCCTGAGTGATCCAGTGACCTCAACCAGCAATCTGGATATGGAGTTCCGG GGAGCCTTCTTCCCTCTGGCAGAGGCCAACACCAGCTTCCCCAACCGGGCAGTGGAGCCTCAGTTGCAAGAAGAGGATAGAATGGTCTATGTGGCCTTCTCAGAGTTCTTCTTTGACTCTGCCATGGAGAGTTACTTTCGGGCTGGCGTGCTTCGGTTGGAGCTCATTGGGGACAAG gTTCCAAAAGACCTGGACATGGTACTGAGAGCCACTTTCTTTGGGAGCATCGTCTTGTTG AGTCCCACAGTGATAGATGCACCCCTAAAGCTGGAGCTACAGGTCCTTGCACCACCTCGATGTACCATCAAACCTTCAGGCACCACCATCTCTGTCACTGCTAGCCTTGTCATTGCCCTGGCACCATCTGACCAGCCAGAAGTGCAGCTCTCCAGCATGACCATG gATGCCCGTCTCAGTGCAAAAATGTCTCTTCGGGGAAAGGCACTTCAGGCTCAGATGGACCTACGAAG GTTTCGCATCTATTCAAACCAGTCTGCCTTGGAGTCCCTGGCA CTGATTCCACTTCAAGCCCCCCTGAAGACACTGCTACAGATTGCAGTGATGCCCCTGCTCAATG ATCGATCCAAGCGTGGGGTGCAGATACCACTCCCTGAGGGCATCGACTTCGTCAAAGAGGTGGTGACCAACCAGGCT GGATTCCTGACTATTGGGGCTGATCTCCACTTCACTAAGGGACTTCGAGAGGTGATTGAAAAGAACCGGCCAGCTGGTGACCTTGGTCccacttcctttccccctccaccTGCTACCCCCTCCTCCTGA